A section of the Flaviflexus equikiangi genome encodes:
- a CDS encoding WhiB family transcriptional regulator, whose translation MSLLLEGQTWAAQAACSNVDPDSLFVRGAAQRQVRQVCFSCPVRLECLADALDSNTTYGVWGGLTERERRALQRRFPNEQNWYRRLHTSADPISVELRAGRVPRFTSR comes from the coding sequence ATGTCTCTTTTGTTAGAAGGACAGACATGGGCAGCGCAAGCAGCATGCTCGAATGTTGATCCAGATAGTCTTTTTGTGAGGGGTGCTGCGCAAAGGCAGGTGCGCCAGGTCTGTTTCAGCTGCCCGGTGAGGCTGGAGTGCTTGGCCGATGCATTGGATTCCAATACGACGTACGGCGTGTGGGGAGGGTTGACGGAGCGCGAGCGGAGGGCTCTTCAGCGGCGATTCCCCAACGAGCAGAACTGGTATCGCAGGCTCCACACATCGGCGGATCCGATCTCTGTGGAGCTTCGTGCAGGCAGGGTTCCGCGTTTCACCAGCCGCTAA
- a CDS encoding DUF4177 domain-containing protein: MTQWEYLTAPLLIHNTKTILDNFGKQGWELVTITPGPQGTENVVAYFKRPKDA, from the coding sequence ATGACGCAATGGGAATACCTCACAGCACCGCTTCTGATCCACAACACGAAGACGATTCTCGACAACTTTGGCAAGCAAGGTTGGGAACTCGTCACGATCACTCCCGGTCCCCAAGGGACAGAGAATGTCGTCGCCTATTTCAAGAGGCCGAAAGACGCATGA
- a CDS encoding RidA family protein produces the protein MTPSQRLAELGLELPAVTAPLAAYVPSKVTGNVVRSSGQLPFVNGQLVATGKVGTGVSPDQAYDAARICALNAVAAVAEAAGGIDAIASIVHVTGFVSSDPEFVGQPAVINGASDILGEIFGDSGRHTRSAVGVAVLPMDAPVEVEITCELAPNHKI, from the coding sequence GTGACGCCGAGCCAACGTTTGGCAGAGCTGGGACTCGAGCTTCCCGCCGTCACGGCGCCGCTTGCCGCGTACGTCCCATCAAAGGTGACGGGGAACGTCGTGCGGAGCTCGGGCCAGCTTCCCTTCGTCAACGGCCAGCTGGTCGCGACGGGCAAAGTGGGTACGGGAGTGTCGCCGGACCAGGCTTATGATGCTGCTCGAATCTGCGCGCTCAACGCGGTCGCGGCTGTTGCTGAGGCCGCGGGAGGCATCGATGCCATTGCCTCGATCGTCCACGTGACAGGCTTCGTCTCATCCGATCCCGAGTTTGTCGGCCAGCCGGCTGTCATCAACGGCGCCTCCGACATTCTTGGGGAGATCTTCGGCGACAGCGGCAGGCATACGAGATCTGCTGTCGGGGTCGCAGTGCTGCCGATGGATGCTCCGGTGGAAGTGGAGATCACCTGCGAGCTCGCCCCCAACCATAAAATTTAG
- a CDS encoding Crp/Fnr family transcriptional regulator: METSIIASVQLFAGLSEEDQAKLAELMSEETLRRGESLFHEGDSGEHLFIIVDGKIKLGHAADDGRENLIAILGPGEIIGELSLFDKGKRSTSATAVAPTTLLALSHVDLMGFIDTNPDMAKHMLRQLAQRLRKTNEQMADLVFADVPGRVAKALLDLARRFGERTQEGVYVAHDLTQEEIAHLVGASRETVNKSLADFVSRGWIRLEGRAVTLIEIGRLEKRAS, encoded by the coding sequence TTGGAGACCAGCATCATCGCTTCGGTTCAGCTCTTCGCTGGCCTGTCTGAGGAGGATCAGGCTAAGCTCGCCGAGCTGATGTCTGAGGAGACCCTCCGTCGCGGCGAATCTCTCTTCCACGAAGGGGATTCCGGAGAGCACCTGTTCATTATCGTCGACGGCAAGATCAAGCTCGGCCACGCGGCTGACGATGGGCGAGAGAACCTCATCGCCATTCTCGGCCCCGGCGAGATCATCGGCGAACTCTCACTGTTCGACAAGGGCAAGAGGTCGACATCCGCGACCGCGGTCGCCCCGACGACCCTCCTCGCGCTGTCCCACGTCGACCTCATGGGCTTCATCGACACGAACCCTGACATGGCCAAGCACATGCTCCGCCAGCTCGCCCAACGCCTGCGCAAGACCAACGAGCAGATGGCAGATCTTGTCTTCGCTGACGTTCCCGGACGCGTTGCCAAGGCACTCCTCGATCTTGCCCGCCGTTTCGGTGAGCGAACCCAGGAAGGCGTCTACGTCGCACACGACCTCACGCAGGAAGAGATCGCTCACCTCGTGGGGGCCTCCCGCGAGACCGTCAACAAGTCTCTCGCCGACTTCGTGTCCCGCGGATGGATCCGCCTCGAAGGCCGGGCCGTCACGCTCATCGAGATCGGCCGCCTCGAGAAGCGCGCCTCCTGA
- the nth gene encoding endonuclease III, producing the protein MTAKEQKFPPRPRSRAARVDQAVRVNEVLAEFYPDARCELDYSNPLELLVATVLSAQTTDVRVNSVTPELFVQFPTAKDYAEADRELLESILRPLGFFRSKAASLIGIGQALTEKFDSTVPPNLDDLVSLPGVGRKTANVVLGNAFGIPGITVDTHVGRLARRLGWSRNTDPLKVEKDIADLLPASVWTMACHRLIFHGRRICAARNPRCQECPVKELCPTGRDL; encoded by the coding sequence ATGACTGCCAAGGAACAGAAATTCCCCCCGCGCCCGCGATCGCGAGCCGCACGAGTGGATCAGGCAGTCCGCGTGAACGAGGTGTTGGCCGAGTTCTACCCCGACGCGAGATGCGAACTGGACTACTCGAATCCGCTCGAGCTGCTCGTCGCAACCGTCCTGTCTGCCCAGACCACGGATGTCAGAGTGAACTCCGTAACCCCCGAACTGTTCGTACAGTTTCCGACAGCGAAGGACTATGCGGAGGCAGACAGAGAGCTCCTGGAATCGATCCTGCGGCCCCTCGGGTTCTTCCGTTCGAAAGCGGCGTCCCTCATCGGAATCGGCCAAGCCTTGACCGAAAAATTCGATTCGACTGTTCCCCCGAACCTCGACGACCTCGTGAGCCTGCCCGGCGTGGGGCGCAAGACAGCGAATGTCGTGCTCGGCAACGCCTTCGGGATCCCCGGCATCACCGTGGATACGCACGTCGGAAGGTTGGCGAGGCGCTTGGGATGGTCGAGGAACACCGATCCCCTCAAGGTTGAGAAGGATATCGCCGACCTGCTCCCAGCATCTGTTTGGACGATGGCGTGCCACCGCCTGATCTTCCACGGGCGAAGGATCTGTGCGGCCCGAAACCCGCGATGTCAGGAGTGCCCGGTGAAGGAGCTGTGCCCGACGGGGAGAGATCTATAG
- a CDS encoding alpha/beta fold hydrolase: MRASGAQFHVATAGDDREDATLVLLLHGFPQYWYAWRNQIPALAEAGYAVAAMDIRGAGGSDRTRDTFDMPTLARDIHGVIRSLGASSAVLVGLGAGGSLAWSAASLEPDLVKGLVTVSAPHPADTYRLGLHVTFRTWRHYFAAFLPRIAEDRLQNPESLEALLAEFSAPGNTGATEAAEHYAHALQLPSAAKAQIHQLRWTWSSPRRPSGREHLEQISRPIKAPVLTIRGDLDPLLPARAWSRTASRVTADYSHVVMPRTGHFPPEESPEEFNKLLLGFLENL, from the coding sequence GTGCGCGCCAGTGGCGCCCAGTTCCATGTCGCCACCGCCGGCGATGATCGAGAGGATGCAACGCTCGTCCTCCTCCTTCACGGTTTTCCGCAGTACTGGTACGCCTGGCGGAACCAGATCCCCGCACTCGCGGAGGCGGGCTACGCTGTCGCCGCGATGGATATTCGCGGGGCGGGCGGGAGTGATCGAACCCGTGACACGTTTGATATGCCGACCTTGGCCCGTGACATCCATGGCGTGATCCGCAGCCTCGGAGCATCGAGCGCTGTCCTCGTCGGACTGGGGGCTGGCGGCAGCCTGGCATGGTCTGCCGCCAGCCTCGAACCTGATCTGGTCAAGGGCCTGGTCACCGTGTCCGCACCTCATCCCGCGGATACCTACCGGCTTGGCCTCCACGTCACGTTCCGCACGTGGCGGCACTATTTCGCCGCCTTCCTCCCCCGCATCGCAGAAGATCGACTCCAGAACCCCGAGTCGTTAGAGGCGCTTCTGGCAGAATTCTCGGCACCCGGAAACACCGGCGCGACGGAAGCAGCCGAGCACTATGCTCATGCCCTGCAGCTCCCCAGTGCAGCGAAGGCCCAGATTCATCAGCTGAGATGGACGTGGTCATCTCCGCGGAGGCCCTCAGGGCGCGAACATCTGGAACAGATCTCGCGGCCGATCAAAGCTCCCGTCCTGACGATCCGGGGAGATCTCGACCCACTGTTGCCCGCCCGCGCATGGTCACGCACCGCGTCGCGTGTGACCGCAGACTACTCGCATGTCGTCATGCCGCGAACGGGCCATTTCCCACCCGAAGAGTCCCCGGAGGAGTTCAACAAGCTCCTGCTGGGGTTCCTCGAGAACCTATAG
- a CDS encoding TadA family conjugal transfer-associated ATPase yields MSPLFADLAAARAAVVGGDRIGTVLAGAVPDAISIASVASVGQGILQQLEGAGPVLQPLLEDPEVTDVLVNGTEGVWVDRGNGLERVSHTTEDLNDPLEVRKLAVRLAATCGQRLDDASPIVDGTFPTGVRLHAVLPPLAAEGTLISLRTQRTVALTLDDLVESGTSSVPMARAVSAMVGAKANVMISGATGSGKTTLLSALLGLVPPAERIVVIEESAELRPTHPHCVHLQVRHANVQGAGEVSMSDLVRAAMRMRPDRLVLGECRGAEVRDVLAALNTGHEGGWATIHANTAQDVPARLVALGALAGMSEPTVAAQASSALDAIIHIRRTSGGRRIDHVAVLSRDEGRLVSEPALVTRGGETAPGPGWERLAARLGIEKSFL; encoded by the coding sequence GTGAGCCCTCTCTTCGCAGACCTTGCCGCCGCACGTGCCGCCGTGGTCGGCGGGGACCGGATCGGCACGGTTCTTGCAGGGGCCGTCCCCGATGCGATCTCCATCGCCTCCGTCGCCTCTGTCGGCCAAGGAATCCTGCAACAGCTCGAGGGTGCAGGCCCCGTGCTCCAGCCGCTCCTCGAGGATCCCGAGGTGACGGATGTCCTCGTCAACGGAACCGAGGGCGTGTGGGTGGACCGAGGGAACGGACTCGAACGCGTGAGCCACACGACGGAAGACCTCAATGACCCCTTGGAGGTGCGAAAACTCGCTGTCCGGCTTGCAGCGACCTGCGGTCAGCGCCTCGACGATGCGTCCCCGATCGTCGATGGAACATTTCCTACCGGGGTACGCCTTCATGCAGTCCTTCCGCCGCTTGCTGCGGAGGGCACTCTGATCTCTCTGCGCACGCAGCGAACTGTGGCACTGACTCTCGATGATCTCGTCGAATCGGGAACCTCGAGTGTGCCCATGGCACGAGCTGTGTCAGCGATGGTCGGTGCAAAAGCGAACGTCATGATCTCGGGTGCAACCGGTTCGGGCAAGACAACCCTCCTTTCTGCGCTCCTCGGGTTGGTTCCGCCTGCCGAACGGATCGTCGTCATCGAAGAGTCGGCCGAACTCCGGCCCACCCATCCCCATTGCGTCCACCTTCAAGTGCGTCACGCCAACGTGCAGGGGGCCGGCGAGGTCTCGATGAGCGATCTCGTTCGAGCGGCAATGAGAATGCGACCGGACAGGCTTGTCCTCGGTGAGTGTCGAGGCGCAGAAGTCAGAGATGTTCTCGCAGCCCTGAACACAGGCCACGAGGGCGGGTGGGCCACCATTCATGCCAATACGGCGCAGGATGTGCCGGCCAGGCTTGTGGCTCTCGGGGCGCTCGCGGGCATGTCAGAACCAACAGTTGCCGCCCAAGCCTCGTCAGCGCTCGACGCCATCATCCACATCCGCCGAACATCAGGTGGGAGGCGGATCGACCACGTGGCCGTGCTGTCGCGGGATGAGGGGCGCCTGGTCTCGGAGCCTGCACTCGTCACGCGTGGCGGCGAGACAGCACCTGGGCCAGGATGGGAGAGGCTGGCGGCCCGATTGGGCATCGAGAAGAGCTTCCTATGA
- a CDS encoding type II secretion system F family protein produces the protein MIVALCAGLALAAAILTTTSGRRLPRPAVTRSRTRRASISIPRRHDIDLGVLATDVATRLRAGMGVEQAWRLSLQRAGLPARQPVLDTQGSPRILNELDASDGVLAEALALVKGEPRITHLTRIALPSLLTATRLTWQTGAPMADVLDECAAGLTEAGEAQTAREIALQGPKSTAAMLAWLPLLGLGLGLFMGVDPLGFLFGSTLGRIFLIAGSICEIAGIVVVRKMVRSAQSDGAIGRAS, from the coding sequence ATGATCGTCGCGCTGTGCGCTGGCCTTGCTCTCGCTGCCGCGATCCTCACGACGACGAGCGGACGTCGTTTGCCCCGACCTGCCGTGACTCGCTCTCGAACGAGACGAGCCTCGATCTCCATACCGCGCCGCCACGACATTGATCTCGGCGTGCTGGCGACCGATGTTGCGACGCGACTCCGTGCGGGCATGGGGGTCGAACAGGCGTGGCGACTCTCTCTCCAGCGGGCGGGGCTGCCTGCCCGCCAACCAGTCCTCGATACGCAGGGGTCCCCGCGGATCCTCAACGAATTGGACGCGAGCGATGGAGTGCTGGCAGAAGCCCTTGCCCTGGTCAAGGGGGAGCCGAGAATAACCCACCTGACGCGGATCGCGCTCCCGTCGCTACTGACCGCTACGCGCCTCACGTGGCAGACAGGAGCTCCGATGGCGGACGTCCTCGACGAGTGCGCCGCTGGTCTCACGGAGGCGGGAGAGGCGCAGACGGCCCGAGAAATCGCTCTTCAAGGGCCGAAGTCGACAGCTGCGATGCTGGCGTGGCTGCCGCTGCTCGGACTGGGCCTGGGGCTGTTCATGGGCGTCGACCCCCTGGGTTTCCTCTTCGGATCCACACTCGGTCGAATCTTCCTCATCGCTGGTTCTATCTGTGAAATAGCGGGAATCGTCGTTGTGAGAAAGATGGTTCGCTCCGCACAGTCGGATGGTGCGATCGGGCGGGCCTCATGA
- a CDS encoding type II secretion system F family protein, which produces MIAILVATVLLALLWPPRRLPRPPKAPPIKAKPIDEAMIIDLATALVSAGAAIPTVLQALGTCLPPGDEAEDAMRASRSLLMGASWEEAWQTSSGRLSRLSAALEPAWVDGAPPVVMLRRAAASVRARRLKDAQEAAARLGVRLVLPLGLCFLPAFFLIGVAPVIISMGMMVFGGR; this is translated from the coding sequence ATGATCGCCATCCTCGTCGCGACTGTTCTTCTTGCGCTGCTGTGGCCGCCGCGCCGGCTTCCGCGCCCGCCCAAGGCGCCCCCGATCAAAGCGAAGCCCATTGATGAGGCGATGATCATCGATCTCGCGACTGCTCTCGTGTCCGCGGGGGCTGCTATTCCGACCGTCCTACAGGCGCTCGGCACGTGCCTGCCGCCGGGGGATGAGGCTGAGGACGCGATGAGGGCGAGCCGGTCCCTGCTCATGGGCGCGTCCTGGGAGGAGGCGTGGCAGACCAGCTCGGGCCGGCTATCGAGGTTGTCAGCCGCACTCGAACCGGCTTGGGTCGACGGCGCCCCGCCCGTTGTCATGCTTCGCCGCGCCGCCGCATCCGTGCGGGCGCGGCGTCTCAAGGATGCTCAGGAGGCCGCTGCGCGGCTCGGTGTCCGTCTCGTCCTGCCGTTGGGCCTCTGCTTCCTGCCGGCCTTCTTCCTCATCGGGGTTGCGCCAGTCATCATCTCCATGGGGATGATGGTCTTCGGCGGTCGCTAG